A genome region from Chryseobacterium sp. G0186 includes the following:
- a CDS encoding type VI secretion system Vgr family protein — MSNTPGKSNTASFRPTQNADGVSENHHTGINRLVKLSLVIEGKIIKYYKHFKLKQSTQRHHEFTLTLAHDTLGERQTHSLEDANKFLGKRLTAVISYKDIDNSPERTFVGVITGVGFSQESMSLGNIVLTGSSPTILLDGAPHIQSFGGGQPVNIGIIAEDIIKQGIDKSRFDIRVDANNFSQIIYSSQYDETHYNYLARMAEAYGEQFFYDGEVLHFGKLPPQNKPIVLTYGSSAHDIKVELKAVHTKPQFYGYNSNKHEKLTSGSTPIKHVGDLAKTAYSHNDSIYKTPALQMAPIKATTHLDVEYSQKSASGSEAVNVFSISGNTTVPFLHPGCVADVQMRKQDSNETSYFTRIMITEAEHEIDTIGHYKGSFIGIAADTGFLPRQEYTIPKAEPQTATVISNTDPEGQGRVQVRFDWQTNDTTHFIRMMSPDAGGTDQVSQNRGYVAIPEVGDQVMVNFVHSHPDRPFVMGGMFHGGIALGGGINNHLKSIQTRSGIRILLNDDEGSVTILDPSGNSYFMDGKGNINMKAPKNFTLNAGENINITAGKEITVDAGASITSSANEDIVSTAGKDIMQTATGDIRESSDNRTELIDKEFKRQSETSNEIAGEISMFSEMENMTMQSGKIVEFNSAEKSKLF, encoded by the coding sequence ATGTCAAACACACCTGGAAAATCAAATACAGCGTCCTTTCGTCCGACGCAGAATGCAGATGGTGTATCAGAAAATCATCATACCGGTATTAACCGTTTGGTAAAGCTTTCCCTGGTTATAGAAGGAAAGATTATCAAATACTATAAGCATTTTAAGCTTAAGCAAAGTACCCAGCGACACCATGAATTTACCCTGACTTTAGCTCATGACACCCTTGGAGAAAGACAAACCCATTCTTTGGAAGATGCTAATAAATTTCTGGGAAAACGTCTTACGGCAGTCATTTCATATAAGGATATTGACAATAGTCCTGAAAGAACCTTTGTAGGAGTAATTACCGGAGTAGGGTTCAGCCAGGAGAGTATGAGCCTGGGGAATATTGTACTTACAGGTAGCAGTCCCACTATTTTACTTGACGGAGCACCACATATTCAGAGTTTTGGAGGCGGACAGCCTGTTAATATTGGAATTATTGCAGAAGATATAATCAAGCAGGGAATTGATAAAAGCCGTTTTGACATCAGGGTAGATGCCAATAATTTCTCTCAGATCATTTACAGCAGTCAATATGATGAAACCCATTATAACTATCTGGCAAGAATGGCTGAAGCTTATGGCGAACAGTTCTTCTATGATGGTGAAGTACTGCATTTCGGGAAGCTTCCGCCTCAGAATAAACCGATCGTTTTAACCTACGGAAGCAGCGCACATGATATTAAGGTTGAATTAAAAGCCGTTCACACCAAACCACAATTTTATGGCTATAACAGTAATAAACATGAAAAACTGACTTCAGGATCAACGCCTATCAAGCATGTAGGAGACCTGGCCAAAACCGCATACAGCCACAATGATTCTATTTATAAGACCCCTGCATTGCAGATGGCTCCGATTAAGGCAACCACTCATCTTGACGTAGAATATTCACAGAAAAGTGCTTCCGGAAGTGAAGCCGTAAATGTTTTTTCCATTTCAGGAAATACAACCGTTCCTTTTCTGCATCCGGGTTGTGTAGCTGATGTTCAGATGCGTAAACAGGACTCCAATGAAACTTCCTATTTTACGAGAATTATGATCACAGAAGCCGAGCATGAAATAGATACGATCGGTCATTATAAAGGAAGCTTTATAGGGATAGCAGCAGATACAGGGTTTCTTCCAAGACAGGAATATACCATTCCAAAGGCGGAGCCACAGACAGCAACCGTAATTTCCAATACAGATCCCGAGGGACAGGGAAGAGTGCAGGTAAGATTCGACTGGCAAACCAATGATACTACTCATTTTATCCGTATGATGAGTCCGGATGCAGGAGGAACGGACCAGGTATCCCAAAACAGAGGGTATGTGGCCATTCCTGAAGTAGGAGATCAGGTAATGGTCAATTTTGTTCACAGCCATCCGGACAGACCTTTTGTAATGGGAGGAATGTTTCACGGTGGAATTGCATTAGGCGGGGGAATCAATAACCATTTGAAATCCATACAAACCAGAAGTGGAATCAGAATTCTGCTAAACGATGATGAGGGGAGTGTAACGATCCTTGATCCAAGCGGAAACAGCTATTTCATGGATGGTAAAGGAAATATCAATATGAAAGCTCCTAAGAATTTCACTTTAAACGCAGGAGAAAACATCAATATTACAGCCGGAAAAGAGATTACCGTAGATGCAGGAGCAAGCATTACCAGCTCTGCCAATGAAGACATTGTATCTACAGCCGGAAAAGATATTATGCAGACAGCCACCGGAGACATCAGAGAGTCTTCTGATAACAGAACCGAATTGATAGATAAGGAGTTTAAAAGACAATCCGAGACTTCCAATGAAATAGCAGGGGAAATTTCCATGTTCAGCGAAATGGAAAATATGACCATGCAGAGCGGTAAGATTGTGGAATTCAACAGTGCTGAAAAATCAAAACTTTTCTGA
- the tssD gene encoding type VI secretion system tube protein TssD, with translation MAGNSRGILKFNGGEGQKLLKLNYSVSRATDISGRVASDPSNALIKVTIEATEKSDVLESLLNSKYKPTSGEINFNKSHEEGTLISLKWENGYVIQHEVDFDAIDSNNMLISFVVSAESISYGNSAYEGLWPMS, from the coding sequence ATGGCAGGAAATTCAAGAGGAATCTTAAAATTCAATGGAGGAGAAGGTCAGAAGTTATTAAAACTTAACTACAGTGTATCAAGAGCAACAGATATTTCAGGACGTGTAGCGTCAGATCCGTCCAATGCACTTATTAAAGTAACCATTGAGGCAACAGAAAAGTCTGATGTTTTAGAAAGCCTACTAAACAGCAAATATAAACCTACAAGCGGAGAAATTAATTTCAATAAATCCCATGAAGAAGGAACATTGATCTCTTTAAAATGGGAAAACGGATATGTGATTCAGCACGAAGTAGATTTTGATGCAATAGACAGCAACAATATGCTGATCAGTTTTGTAGTAAGCGCAGAAAGTATTAGCTACGGAAACTCAGCTTATGAAGGACTTTGGCCTATGAGCTAA
- a CDS encoding DUF2752 domain-containing protein: MSIEDFMLTCPSKKFLGVECLGCGAQRAIALVFEGKFSEAFQMYPAVYTLLLFFVILGMSFIDRKRKYTQLLMTLVVINLVIMMISYVYKHSLLFF, encoded by the coding sequence ATGAGTATCGAAGATTTCATGCTGACCTGTCCCAGCAAAAAGTTTCTGGGGGTGGAATGCCTTGGGTGTGGTGCCCAACGGGCTATTGCATTGGTTTTTGAAGGAAAGTTTTCGGAAGCTTTTCAGATGTATCCGGCGGTGTATACCTTATTGCTGTTTTTTGTAATTCTTGGAATGAGTTTTATTGATAGGAAAAGGAAATATACCCAATTGCTCATGACTTTGGTCGTCATCAATCTCGTTATTATGATGATTTCATATGTTTACAAGCATTCCTTATTATTTTTCTAA
- the namA gene encoding NADPH dehydrogenase NamA, with amino-acid sequence MLYTPIQFRNLELKNRWVMSPMCMYSCENGMANDFHFVHYGSRAQGGTGLIMVEATGVVPKGRITNHCMGIWNDEQAEKLQQIVEFVHSHSESKIGIQLAHAGRKGSTWNNQQISLEEGWETVAPSSIPYHPSERIPHALSTDEVKELVQNFKMAARKAVKAGFDVIEIHGAHGYLIHQFLSPLSNIRTDEYGGSFENRIRFLLEIVDAVNLELNENIALFVRISGTEYAENGWNIEDSVALAKILKEHSVDLIDVSSGGNIHGAKISVFDGYQVPFSSQIKNEAIVKTGAVGLITGVEQAEEILQNEEADLIFVAREILRNPYLAVQGSFEMKEDCFFPHQYTRAKISS; translated from the coding sequence ATGTTATATACCCCAATACAATTCAGGAATCTGGAGCTCAAAAACCGATGGGTAATGTCTCCTATGTGTATGTATTCATGTGAAAACGGAATGGCCAATGATTTCCATTTCGTGCATTATGGAAGCAGGGCACAAGGTGGAACAGGTCTGATTATGGTAGAGGCGACAGGTGTAGTGCCGAAAGGAAGAATTACCAACCACTGTATGGGAATCTGGAATGATGAACAGGCAGAAAAACTCCAGCAGATTGTAGAATTTGTGCACAGCCATTCAGAAAGTAAAATAGGAATTCAGCTGGCCCATGCAGGGAGAAAAGGCTCCACATGGAATAATCAGCAGATTTCTCTGGAAGAAGGCTGGGAAACCGTTGCTCCAAGTTCCATTCCTTATCATCCATCCGAAAGAATTCCACATGCATTGAGTACCGATGAGGTGAAAGAACTTGTACAAAACTTCAAAATGGCGGCCAGGAAAGCAGTAAAAGCAGGTTTTGATGTCATTGAAATTCATGGGGCACACGGATATCTCATCCATCAGTTTCTGTCCCCGCTTTCCAATATCAGAACGGATGAGTATGGCGGAAGTTTTGAAAACAGGATCCGTTTTCTCCTGGAAATTGTAGATGCTGTAAATCTTGAATTGAACGAAAATATTGCTCTTTTTGTAAGAATTTCCGGAACAGAATACGCTGAAAATGGTTGGAATATTGAAGATAGTGTGGCCCTGGCAAAGATTCTGAAAGAGCATTCCGTTGACCTTATAGACGTATCAAGTGGAGGAAATATTCACGGGGCTAAAATTTCAGTTTTTGATGGTTACCAGGTTCCTTTTTCCTCACAGATAAAGAATGAGGCTATAGTGAAAACAGGCGCTGTAGGATTGATCACCGGGGTGGAACAGGCTGAAGAAATTCTTCAGAACGAGGAAGCGGATCTGATCTTTGTAGCAAGGGAGATTTTGAGGAATCCCTATCTTGCAGTTCAGGGATCCTTTGAAATGAAAGAAGATTGCTTTTTTCCACATCAATACACAAGGGCTAAGATTTCATCATAA
- a CDS encoding cytidine deaminase, whose translation MKKDIQISYEYFKNSSELTDIEKQLFERAKEARENAYAPYSQFFVGCAVLLENGEIFSGNNQENAAFPSGLCAERTTLFWVAANFPNVKVKKIFVVGGPKEFHEKNPPIPPCGACRQSLIEYETKQNENIDLYFSSMNEEVVKVGAVKDLLPFYFDSTFL comes from the coding sequence ATGAAAAAAGACATACAGATCAGTTACGAATATTTTAAAAATAGCAGCGAGCTGACCGATATAGAGAAACAATTATTTGAAAGAGCCAAGGAGGCCCGCGAAAATGCTTATGCACCGTACTCACAGTTTTTTGTAGGATGCGCTGTGCTATTGGAAAATGGAGAAATATTCTCCGGCAACAATCAGGAGAATGCAGCTTTCCCATCTGGACTATGTGCTGAAAGAACTACTCTTTTCTGGGTAGCAGCCAACTTTCCGAATGTTAAGGTTAAAAAGATCTTTGTAGTTGGCGGTCCTAAGGAATTTCATGAGAAAAACCCACCCATTCCTCCTTGTGGAGCATGCCGTCAAAGTTTAATAGAATATGAGACCAAGCAGAATGAAAACATCGACCTTTACTTTTCAAGTATGAATGAGGAGGTTGTAAAAGTTGGTGCTGTGAAAGATTTACTGCCTTTTTATTTTGATTCTACATTTTTGTAG
- a CDS encoding barstar family protein produces the protein MKTVYIDFTDIGDYEDFYAQLKEKIQLPEHFGDNLDALSDTITGDLEMPLHLEFVNMTVDQLEIFEDLLTTLEDAEDEVEDFSFSYYLEQYEDDEDEEETEE, from the coding sequence ATGAAGACAGTATATATAGATTTTACAGACATCGGTGATTACGAGGATTTTTATGCCCAATTAAAGGAGAAAATTCAGCTTCCTGAGCATTTTGGGGATAACCTTGATGCACTTTCTGATACCATTACGGGAGATTTGGAAATGCCACTCCACCTGGAATTCGTAAATATGACCGTAGATCAGCTTGAAATCTTTGAAGACCTGTTGACAACACTGGAAGATGCAGAGGACGAAGTAGAAGATTTTAGTTTCAGTTATTATCTGGAACAATACGAAGACGATGAGGATGAAGAAGAAACAGAAGAATAA
- a CDS encoding Zn-dependent protease: MKNNNLVGILLFLLLVFSCSEKQKLEEKTEKTAVTILIQPFKDIKSENVEKVAAGIKKVYPNIQVLEAIDFLGNTYYKERNRYRADSIIKFLNSRTKDGFVTIGLTSKDISATRGKIKDFGIMGLGYRPGKACVASMFRLSKENSDEQFYKIAIHELGHTQGLPHCPEKMCFMRDAEGKNPTNEETDFCKKCKAFLINKNWKFNSI; this comes from the coding sequence TTGAAAAATAATAACCTTGTAGGGATACTTCTTTTCTTACTTCTTGTATTTTCATGCTCAGAAAAACAAAAGCTTGAAGAAAAGACAGAAAAAACAGCTGTAACTATACTTATTCAACCATTCAAGGATATTAAATCTGAAAATGTAGAAAAAGTAGCAGCAGGAATTAAAAAAGTATACCCCAATATTCAGGTTCTGGAAGCAATAGACTTTCTAGGAAATACTTATTATAAAGAGAGAAACCGCTACAGAGCGGATTCAATCATTAAGTTTTTAAATAGCAGAACAAAGGATGGGTTTGTGACTATAGGTTTGACCTCAAAGGATATCAGTGCAACCAGAGGTAAAATAAAAGACTTTGGAATTATGGGTTTAGGCTACAGGCCTGGAAAAGCCTGTGTAGCATCAATGTTCAGACTGAGTAAGGAAAATTCAGATGAACAGTTCTATAAGATTGCCATTCACGAACTGGGACATACCCAAGGGTTGCCACATTGCCCGGAGAAAATGTGTTTTATGAGAGATGCAGAAGGGAAGAATCCAACCAATGAAGAAACGGATTTCTGCAAAAAATGTAAAGCTTTTTTAATTAATAAAAATTGGAAATTTAATTCAATATGA
- a CDS encoding ribonuclease domain-containing protein yields MNSRIRAVLFMCLGLLFGMSVMYIYKNFITDKKDQSNPAKTETVSYGSSSTEDKYNSGDSSLQASIDQLTEEKTVISYVKQNHKLPDYYITKNEARNQGWNPSKENLCEVLPGKAIGGDKFGNREKRLPDGEKYFEADVNYQCGGRNADRIIYTKDGDVYLTKNHYKSFEKQ; encoded by the coding sequence ATGAACAGTAGAATAAGAGCTGTACTTTTTATGTGTCTTGGGCTTCTCTTCGGAATGTCTGTGATGTATATCTACAAAAATTTTATTACCGATAAAAAGGATCAATCCAACCCAGCCAAAACAGAAACCGTAAGTTATGGAAGTTCTTCTACGGAAGATAAGTATAATAGCGGAGATTCATCATTACAGGCTTCAATTGATCAACTGACAGAAGAAAAGACCGTTATAAGCTATGTAAAGCAGAACCACAAGCTTCCGGATTATTACATCACAAAAAATGAAGCCCGAAACCAAGGCTGGAACCCATCAAAAGAAAATCTTTGTGAAGTACTTCCCGGAAAAGCCATTGGTGGTGATAAATTTGGTAACAGAGAAAAGAGATTGCCTGATGGTGAAAAGTATTTTGAAGCCGATGTAAACTACCAATGTGGCGGAAGAAATGCAGACCGAATTATCTATACTAAAGATGGTGACGTCTATCTTACAAAGAATCATTATAAAAGCTTTGAGAAGCAGTAG
- the nadE gene encoding NAD(+) synthase: MQTQKVIDHIVEWLKDYATKARVNGYVIGVSGGVDSGVVSTLAAMTGLKTLLIEMPIRQKADQVDRAKEHMNDLKSRFSNVEIMSVDLTPAFEELYKTFDVKDDLYPNEKLAFANTRSRLRMLTLYYYGQLNGLLVCGTGNKVEDFGIGFYTKYGDGGVDVSPIADLYKTEVYTLAKGLNLIKSVQEAIPTDGLWDVDRTDEQQIGATYPELEKIQKEYGTKTAEDYEGRDKEVFLIFDRMHKAAKHKMEPIPICDVPEEWREA; the protein is encoded by the coding sequence ATGCAGACACAAAAAGTAATAGATCATATCGTAGAATGGCTAAAGGATTATGCAACTAAGGCGAGAGTAAATGGATATGTAATAGGAGTTTCCGGAGGAGTGGATTCTGGTGTGGTTTCTACACTGGCAGCAATGACCGGACTAAAAACATTATTGATCGAAATGCCCATCCGCCAGAAAGCTGATCAGGTAGACCGTGCAAAAGAACATATGAATGATCTGAAATCAAGATTTTCAAATGTGGAGATCATGTCTGTTGATCTGACACCTGCTTTTGAAGAGCTTTATAAAACCTTTGATGTAAAGGATGATCTGTATCCCAACGAAAAACTGGCGTTTGCCAACACCAGATCCCGTCTGAGAATGCTTACTTTATATTATTACGGACAGCTTAACGGGCTTCTGGTTTGTGGAACAGGAAATAAAGTGGAAGATTTCGGTATCGGATTTTATACAAAATATGGTGATGGCGGAGTAGATGTTTCTCCCATTGCAGACCTTTATAAAACAGAAGTTTATACGTTGGCAAAAGGATTAAATCTTATTAAAAGTGTTCAGGAAGCCATTCCTACAGACGGACTTTGGGATGTAGACCGAACTGACGAGCAACAAATTGGAGCAACCTATCCGGAATTGGAAAAAATTCAGAAAGAATACGGAACCAAGACTGCTGAAGACTATGAAGGCAGAGATAAAGAAGTATTCCTGATCTTCGACAGAATGCATAAGGCTGCCAAGCATAAAATGGAGCCTATTCCAATCTGTGATGTCCCTGAAGAATGGAGAGAAGCATAA
- a CDS encoding GNAT family N-acetyltransferase — translation MIKIRQEEEKDYEKVFQLIEEAFKDMEQSDHQEHFLVEKLRKSDAFIPELSLVAEDENGDITGHILFTKLTIENGSESFASLALAPVSVKPEFQNQGIGGELIRHGHLLAKELGYTSVILLGHEDYYPRFGYEKTSNFGISFPFEIPEENGMAIELIKDGLKNKQGIVKYPKEFGID, via the coding sequence ATGATAAAGATTAGACAGGAAGAAGAGAAAGACTATGAAAAAGTTTTTCAGCTTATAGAGGAAGCTTTTAAAGATATGGAGCAAAGCGATCATCAGGAACATTTTTTAGTTGAAAAATTAAGAAAATCAGATGCCTTTATCCCGGAACTCTCCCTGGTGGCAGAAGATGAAAATGGTGATATTACAGGTCATATTCTCTTTACAAAACTTACCATCGAGAATGGTTCAGAATCTTTTGCATCATTAGCGCTGGCTCCCGTTTCTGTAAAACCTGAATTTCAAAATCAGGGAATTGGTGGTGAGCTTATCCGCCACGGACATCTTTTGGCTAAGGAATTAGGATACACCTCTGTGATCCTTCTCGGGCATGAAGATTATTATCCTAGGTTTGGTTACGAAAAAACAAGTAATTTTGGGATTTCATTTCCGTTTGAAATTCCGGAAGAAAATGGAATGGCTATAGAATTGATAAAAGACGGATTAAAAAATAAACAAGGGATTGTAAAATATCCTAAAGAATTTGGAATAGACTAA
- a CDS encoding GNAT family N-acetyltransferase — protein MKIETKRLILRKLEDTDVERMFLMDSDPEVMKYLETPVTAVEESRNGLRMIQKQYEENGVGRLAVVEKESGLMIGWCGLKLLKTPINGHVETLDLGYRFIPEFWGKGYAWEAAVASLEYGFKELNAETIYAYADCGNKGSHHILTKLGFENTGKFEDDGVMCFWYTLKREKYNTGNDKD, from the coding sequence ATGAAAATAGAAACAAAAAGACTGATTTTAAGAAAACTGGAAGATACCGATGTAGAACGTATGTTTCTCATGGATTCTGATCCTGAAGTGATGAAATATCTTGAAACTCCTGTAACAGCAGTTGAAGAATCAAGGAATGGACTCAGGATGATTCAAAAGCAGTATGAAGAAAATGGCGTAGGAAGGCTGGCCGTGGTAGAAAAAGAGAGCGGGCTGATGATAGGATGGTGTGGTTTAAAATTACTGAAAACACCAATCAACGGACATGTTGAAACCTTAGATTTAGGATATCGTTTTATCCCTGAATTCTGGGGAAAGGGCTATGCCTGGGAAGCAGCGGTAGCTTCTCTTGAGTATGGTTTTAAGGAATTAAATGCAGAGACGATATATGCCTATGCAGATTGCGGAAATAAGGGTTCTCACCATATTTTAACGAAATTAGGTTTTGAAAATACAGGGAAATTTGAAGATGATGGAGTGATGTGTTTCTGGTATACATTGAAACGTGAAAAATATAATACAGGTAATGATAAAGATTAG
- a CDS encoding leucine-rich repeat domain-containing protein has product MMKIKIFTALIFISGLTFFNGQKLEFKDKNLEKAVLENFDLNKDGLMDASEAEMVTNLFLVEKGIRSADDLSFFKNVKMVMLDDNAISNIALKNMDKLELFSCTGCKVTSFTAENLKNLASLYVDNNLLESVSLKGTPRMDQLTLSLNQLKTIDVTQLKNLRKLNVEHNKIQKIDISENPILQTLNVGGNAMKEIDIKKGLKTDVTIFGAE; this is encoded by the coding sequence ATGATGAAAATTAAAATATTTACTGCCCTCATTTTTATTTCAGGGCTTACCTTTTTTAATGGACAAAAGCTTGAATTTAAAGATAAGAACCTGGAAAAGGCAGTCCTCGAAAATTTTGATCTGAATAAAGACGGGCTCATGGACGCTTCAGAAGCAGAAATGGTTACCAATTTATTTTTAGTTGAGAAAGGAATTAGATCTGCTGATGATTTGTCCTTTTTTAAAAATGTAAAAATGGTAATGCTTGATGATAACGCTATTTCTAACATTGCCTTAAAAAATATGGATAAACTTGAGCTGTTCTCATGTACAGGATGTAAAGTAACTTCTTTTACGGCTGAAAATCTGAAAAACCTGGCATCTTTGTATGTAGATAATAATCTTTTGGAAAGTGTTTCATTGAAAGGGACTCCAAGAATGGATCAATTAACATTATCCTTAAATCAACTGAAAACGATTGATGTGACTCAGCTTAAAAATTTAAGAAAGCTGAATGTAGAACATAATAAAATTCAGAAAATAGATATTTCTGAAAATCCGATTTTGCAAACTCTAAATGTAGGGGGAAATGCCATGAAAGAAATAGACATTAAAAAAGGATTGAAAACGGATGTCACTATTTTTGGAGCAGAATAA
- a CDS encoding gliding motility protein GldB produces the protein MKIFRYIALSSILVAGLNSCKKEPENQWKVEIKDTAEKVEMTDISKEFYNPSISLDQFKAQFPWFQGSVSDADFGKRRVDAEEIKIYKEAIGKIDQAKLQKELQSLFSHIKYHFPQFKSPKVYLFSSALQMVQDPIFYDQKGNLLFIDITGFMGDGNAHYKGLELYFQKSMNPQNIVPKVSLLFAENIVTESPDHQKFIDQVILNGKVMILQDAFLPDFPDYLKMNYTQKQYEWATSNEANIWNYFVESNLLFGDDPRLGERFIAPGPFSKFYTEIDNESSPQIGIFTGWQICKAYLKEKPETKLNDFLKMDATTIFNQSGYKPKLK, from the coding sequence ATGAAGATTTTTAGATATATTGCCCTTTCTTCTATTTTAGTTGCAGGATTGAATTCTTGCAAAAAAGAACCCGAAAATCAATGGAAAGTAGAGATTAAGGATACGGCCGAAAAAGTTGAAATGACAGATATTTCCAAGGAATTCTATAATCCTAGCATTTCATTGGATCAGTTTAAGGCTCAGTTTCCATGGTTTCAAGGCAGTGTTTCTGATGCTGATTTTGGGAAAAGAAGAGTGGATGCTGAAGAAATAAAAATCTATAAGGAAGCCATTGGAAAAATAGATCAGGCTAAGCTGCAAAAGGAACTTCAGAGCTTGTTTTCACATATCAAATATCACTTCCCACAGTTTAAGAGTCCAAAGGTATATCTGTTTTCATCTGCCTTACAAATGGTTCAGGATCCTATCTTTTATGATCAGAAAGGAAATCTTTTGTTTATAGACATTACAGGTTTTATGGGGGATGGCAATGCGCATTATAAAGGATTGGAGTTGTATTTCCAGAAATCGATGAATCCTCAGAATATCGTTCCTAAGGTTTCTCTGCTTTTTGCTGAAAACATTGTAACAGAATCTCCGGACCATCAGAAGTTTATAGACCAGGTGATCCTTAACGGAAAAGTGATGATTCTTCAGGATGCTTTTCTTCCTGATTTCCCTGATTATCTGAAAATGAATTATACCCAGAAACAGTATGAATGGGCAACTTCCAATGAAGCCAATATCTGGAATTATTTTGTGGAAAGCAATTTGCTGTTTGGAGATGATCCGAGATTGGGTGAACGTTTTATTGCACCGGGACCATTCTCAAAGTTTTATACTGAGATCGACAATGAGTCTTCACCACAGATCGGAATTTTTACAGGATGGCAAATCTGTAAGGCTTATCTGAAAGAAAAACCTGAAACAAAGCTGAACGATTTCCTGAAAATGG